aaaaaaaatagtgcggagatagctaagagatcgtagcaatagtgtaggtataaaaaaaaacaaattatgaatcctcattaacaaaattttctttttagatATATCGTTGAACAAAGCATTGTAATCTTAAAAAGATGGAGGAAAATTTTAGGATATGGCTAGAGAAGAAGGTATCAGCCCACAAAAATGGAAGATTTGCTAACGTTTGTGAGGCATTACAtaacatctgcataaaatttacaataagttatgaccctcaaaattgcgattcatatcacacacaagaaatgGACACCTGGGTAACGAACCGCCTCACCGCAATCGACCAAACGATACGTGACCAAATAAagtattctttaataaatttaattgaaaaatgtatatgtcCTTAACcttgttaataattttatttttaatgtcaactaaaatacaaattttttgttcatataatttttttttaggttttaatgagatattccattcattggtttcttgtttatgttctttattactaaaaattatagaaaacataaaattaaaaaaaatttgctcacatttccatgaatttcttTTGGATTAGCGAGTTttaccacagaaaattattagcgtgttCCACCACAGTTAACATCAGGGGCACAAAAGAAAACAGAATTgtgcattttcagtgttaaatgagcaaaatgatgctaatttcaatgtttagaaatgcaAATTCACATATagtatttacaatgcgcaaacgactatGGATTTTTTTATAGATACTTTCTATATATTTCATATCAAAGCGCATAAGCATGTACGTATAAATTGTACTATTTCAAGATAAAGTCCGTAGAACCTGTTGAAATATGTAATAAAGTAATGTTAGtattattacttatacatacatatatgtaattaatgTAATTTTGATAAgttctatatttatatatttatttgctgggcattaaaagttttgataacatgttaaaagaccaaaCGGTCGAGGTTGCACATATTCACGTATATGCGTACATGTAAGCACATTTGaaagaaccatacgcataatataatttttggctACACACatctttgtatgtacatacatatgtacacctaTTGTCTCATGCGAAATCTCCGTTGCCACGGATAACCGATGGCCGAAGATAACGTTTTATCAAAGAGACAATGTGTCGAAGGACTGACGCgtcgacaaagcgtcacaacattgtgttgtttaTAGAAAAttcgagctgtgccgaaaaacaCGAACGATCGAACGCCGATTGTCTCCgctcccttgccgctgtaacagatTCGCCAATAAACcatcgtaaatatgtatgtatatgtatgaacttgctcacatatcgacgcagatttttgcaagccgtagaaaaatatttttcaattgtgaaaactttggtagtcgaaaaagtcttttcgtattttgtcaaaagatatcgttgcagtcgtatatttcCAGTGGTAccaaaagttacagctgttcaaaaataagtgaagaaattcactatattttgaaatttttttataaaaatgggaagaatgccacgcaagccactaaTGGTATTCGTGAAGTTTACGGGCAcgatcagttcgtgtagcacaacaatggttcgctcgcttcagttctggaaatttcgatgtgaatgATGAacattgaccaggaccgtcacttAAAAAGCCATgccatcgctaaggaacttaacatttatcatcaaatggttttgaaacatttaaagaaagctggctacaaaaagaagctcgatgtttgagtaccatatgaattgtctgtgaaaaatttaatggaccaaattaacatctgccattctttgctgaaacgaaatgaaatcgaaccatttctgaagcgaatggtaacaggggacgaaaatttaatcaaatgctgtgctgagtgtttggtgggattggaaaggaatcatccactatgagcagctccagcctggtcgaacgattgattctacattttactaacaacaactgataagattgaagcaagcaatcgaaaaaacggccagaactgatcaacagaatgggcttcgtcttccatcaggacaacgctagaccacacacatttttgatgactcggcagaaactgggagagcttggctgggaagttttgatacaTCCAACATATAGCCCTgcccttgcaccatcggactaccatttgttttggtcaatACAGAACTACCTTAATGGAGAAAAGTtgacttcaagagaagcctgttaAAAtaacttgtcgcagttttttgccgagaaaccagaaaagttttacactgatggaataatgtctctagcggaaaaatggcaaaaagtggtcgatcaaaatgatatacatatatttggttcattaaagttcattataaatataaaaaaataagtcgaAAAGCCTTTTCGACCACCGAATATTTTAAATCGACATGCCATGTTTAGCACTAaaaccgaattggtgcgttggtattatattattttcgtggaggaaaggagtcatctttgatagtaaaactttttcaaatattatagaaatacAGAATAAGAGACTTATTGATCCGTAGACTGTGTTAGATCTTtaccaggtttatctatcatgaTGATTTTTGGAGTAATATTATCGTGTCTTTGCTCTTTTATGATTCTAGAaacttcagaagtagaagtcctaatagacacaAGCGACTCGTTAGCGGTATTGGACAAGATTGGCAAGTTAAAATTGCTCGTTCAGCAATTGgtttgaaataccttttctaggtgactTGCAAAGCAATTTTCCTTTTCATGTTTTAGAGGTATATTGGATTCTACTGGAGGCTTAAAAGACTTTTGGGCTTTTCAaagggagttttgcttgctagaatttggacacagtttcttcatataattttcagtgttgcGTTCTTCCTCGCGTTTTTCTAACTTAtgtacagcagatttcagttgaagtAGAGATGCAGGAGAGAACTtaactgccattcacgtctagctcgccttttctcatttacaagtttTTCTATTCATTATTAgtgatctttctaaaaccaactggtttattgtttctttctGGTGTTGCCAATATagctgcattagttattacaTCATTAAATTCTCTAATACTTTTATCAATATCTctacctgtatttattttgcaatcaatattgaggtGGCTcctgatatattttctatacttcaaccagttagttttatgagatgttagagaaacttttggctcaaatatcatgggctgttcgtataactttattaatACAGGtgaatgatcagatgataaatctgtacatgtatcagctgtcataagcgatccatctacatatattttgactacagcaaaatcCATTGTCTGGTATTTTTCATCTATCACTAGGCCAGTATGTCgacttaccaggagatattatatccaggttattatgtttatttattatagtaTAGTACAGCTGTcatcctttcggattaataagacgtgagctccagtacgtgtgttttacgttgtaatctccacctgctagaaatctttgacctagcgttccaaaaaagtttttaatttcgctatctgtaattttaaaacgaggtgaaCAGTATATAGCCGAAGGGTTTAAGTGtcaaccccgattttttagggatattgttgtagcttgcaACGGTgctgtagcatgagattctggTTGGTTAGGATTAAGGATTTTgcagcagttgcatttgtacAGTGTTGCTTTTCActacatttgcatagcttccattttattctaaaaagtaataggatttgaacATTTGTCTGAGGGTGCTATAATTTCACTACGGGGTGTTTGTAATATTTGGTTACGGCGTGCTTAATTTCCCTGtgcaacttcgatttcaaatctttatataaaggacaacccctgtagttagccgtgtgatttcctccagaattgctgcattttttatttaattcgtcTTTCATAAGAGTGCATTTAGGTGGgttgtaaatcaccacatactacacaaacactgcgtagagtgcaatatgatttggtatgcccatattcttagCAGTTAgtttatgtggttcttcaacTGTTACTCTAcaatgcagcaaatatttcagattatatatggaatgtgtttcatttttttaagttgattagaattcggcaacaattcaattttaaacattggctttGATAccttgtttctattaaatatatatatgtatatacatcagTTTTAATACCAAAGCCGCATTCTCcaaatgcttctttgacttcactagagtctcTATACCCTTAATCACAACAACTAGGCCTTTAGAACTCATCAGTTGATATGAATAATAGTTATTGTTTTCATTCGACAGAAATTTAAcaatttccataaaactttttacagtgtaggactgaatttttgtttcatctatattgctttttttcaaagacactatatgaaaattattagtacctacaatttcacttaatttaatcCGCTCACGCAAGTAGATTGGAGGGGGTTGGCATtcacgactgtggtggtacccttgcATCGTCGTTAGGCTCTTTGCTCAGTAAGGCAAATCTGTTACCATTAagaatttctggctttttaCTATTTGGCGTGCCTGGTTGTTGGTATTGATCGCTGATATAATAGGACTCGATTTCCTTTTTACGTTAATGTAGAGGtcaataccagtctgaactGATGGtccttttttgcatttaaagaaTGACTACGGTTTTGCTGGTGAAGCTGCAaagcactcattattgtttttttttgttttaatctatgtgttttgtgcactatttattaatgcttattatttatagttttgtgcactggtttttaatttattgttcgttattaatttattattattgtttgtttactttttgcaaaaatcagAATACGCagagcgaattaaaaaacacgtccgtacaccttGAAAGCTTTCTTGCATACtaattactatatagtggtaatttaatatatggagaatctatttaaagctttttatggtatattaaaacaactgacttttgaacttttaatatttggtAAATGTACCTAAGCTTGTTAACtcttaattaataaatgtttttaataattttctattaaaaattaattcgttCATGAATCACATTACAAatcgtttcatcaaatacatttaaattttctttaattttcattgttttacccTATTATTAGGGGTATTCAACAAGACAGCAAATAtcttcatttacatattttttggtagGATTTCAATcaaaagatcgcacgtggactactatatacaGTCCTTTGTGAGGCCGTAGAAAAGAGGAGCTGTTGTGTGCGaacatataaattaacaaaacgttTAGATGATGTCTGGTAAGATTTCCAACCTTAAAGCATGGACTTCAATAGAACCATGACCTGTTAAAATCCCCACAATTAGAGAGAGCTTTACTGGTGGCAAAGAGATTACTTGATCTCTTGCGATCTAGCCAAAGAGCTTTTGCGGTAGCGCATATgccgatggtggcccagcgctggccaagcttccgcgaagctcAGCTATCCAGTAGGAGAACATAAGAGGATACGCACCGACCCGCtgccattctaccgatagtggATGCCTTTTCTTTGTAGTTGATCATTTTAACAGATTTCTGCGATTCTACTGTCGCCTAGCCctcataccagtcttatcacaaagacgatgctattgatagcaaAATTTAACACTCTTTGACCAGCACTGATCGCACTGTTCAATGTTAGTatagtaaatctactgctactttAATTACTTACCTCGGTCTGGAAGACACTGTAATAGTCAGGAAATCTGAAACCGGAGTTGacagagagctcctgacagtaaaccctccacgctttgacccatccgtgaagaagctccCTGTCCCattcctccaacggcttcttcctaCCCACAACTACCTCGACTGTAGATAGAGAAGGAGCCACCAGAGTTCGGTTTGACGACTCCATGATCAAAGTGATCCGAAATGAAGACAAATTGAGTGAGaatttccgagtgttcagagACGTGTACTTTTAAAACCCCAGACTGATGgaaactttcgcagccatataCCTTCCAGCGATGTCCACGGGCAATACGTGCGAGACGGAGTTAGAtgccatggttggagtggaccttagtgcacATACTGATGAAAGCCGCCCGTTGAACTCTCTCGAGTTTCTtggcaagtgtggtcttttctagagccgTCCACTACATAAAAACTACATAGAACATAACTAACTAACTTAactatggtgtcgtagagccagaggactactctcggtgagagaccccaccttttgccaTGGCTCTTCTACAGCAGTGCAAGGaaatcgatgccttttttgctctctcatCAATATTCGGCTTCCATAAAAGCTTCCATCAAGAatgagccctagatatttcactgtatccgctGGTTGCTGATATCAAGCTGCATCAGTCTCCCATCTGGGATCTTGTAACTTCTAGTGAATAAAACCATCTCGGTTTTATTTGGGTTGAGGGCGAGATCGTTTGCGACTGCGCAATTTTTTACGACGCTGAGATGCCGCTGTGTCAGTTCGTAAACGGTTCGGCAGGACGTTATTAAAAGCTCCCTTTATATCAAATATGGTCCCAACATCAAATTATTTCACCCTAATGGTTTCCTCAAGCCATGACATTTAAGAAGATAGAGGAAATAGACGCCACCACTCTCTTCCATTCCTAGCAAGAGATGGCTGTGTTCGAACACGCCTACGCGGTTTCAGCGATTTCACTAAAAGTTGACGCAGCCACTTTTCAGATACCTCCCCAGCAAGCGGTGGTCTGCCTTCAGATTCCTAGCTAGCGCTGACTGGCTTCTGCCCTTATAGATCCTTTCATGAGTCTAGCAGAGGTTCTTTACGCAAAGACTTGAACAGTTTCGGttcaatttggaaaatttttggtcgtaaggtggcatactttaaaggaattattcgtgcaaagtttgaTCTGGTTACGTTAAGTGTTTCTTGATTTATATGccggaaagtgaaaaaatcataagcagtttaaatttttgtaatatttcccATATAGAAATAAGGCGCTTGAGAGCAAGACCTCCACtttgttggaaggaccaggtagagaaggacctggcttcgcttggaatatccaatttgcgctacgtagcgaaaagaagaaacgactggcgcgctgttgttaactcggctataatcgcgtaagcggtgtctacgccaataaagaagaagacataAGAGAGTTATTACCTTAACTCATCATGAAcaaagtttggttgaaatcggtcgagcgtTTCCCGAGGTATGTAATTCACCTAAAAAAGGTGTGGCCGAGCCCATTGACCGATTTTGACCCTGGTTATTATAAAGCGAAGTTCGAccaaaatatcttaatttttactcaagctatgTACGAACCAACGGATGGGCGGACTGATAGATAGTcgtccggatttcaactcgtcttgtCATACAtacaagaatatacatatgtactgcaAATATATCTCGATTGGTTTCAGGTGAGACAATCACAcattaggtgaacaaatctACAATATTATTACTGTAGCAATACAtttattgcaagagtataattaaTCAATGCATTAATTGGTTATACATGTAACATGTCAAAAAGAATTTCCAGTTCGTagaatttcattattattagttttcactttaaaattactttaaatctAGAATGTATATCagtttcatattaaaattactttaaaccTAGAATGTATATCAGTTTATTATTGATTGGAGATATGGTTCTAACAAAGTCTCCGGATGTTGAAAGTTGGATAATTCAGCTACTTCAGTATCACTTTCATCACCACAATCGGAATAGTTCAGCGTACTTTCTCTGATGCGAGCATTAGTACACCGAGAGGGCGTGTTCGATACAGCACCATCCGGATTAGCCCGACatgcaatgttgttgttgcgatcATATTGCAACCCATTTGGGACTTCAGGAGATAAATTCCCGTCAACATTTAACTGTAACTGGTATCGAATACTGGCTTTTTCGATGACGCGTTTGCGATGATAATCGTCTTCAACACTGTAAGAGAAAAAGTATATTTGGTTACGGTCACCTAGGTTTTATCTGCGTAACAatagttgtaaataaataaattttaggaAAAGTTTAGAATTGAGCTTGATATCCTAGTCCTACATTTTTTAGTCCTACatagacaaaagaaaaaatataccaCATTCTAcagtttttgtttgataaagTCGAAAACGCAATCCAAGCGGCTGGTGTGACGAGTCCTGATACTGGAACAATGAAATCACGTTCAATTGTGTGAGTATAAAGCCTGTAACATGCGTTAGTGTGCTGCTTTGGTAGCAGCCCAAATCTGGATATTTATTGATTGTATACTATTGAACAATGAACTTGACTGGCTCTTAAATTACTGCAATAGTTTTCCCACAAAGATTACATTCTAAGATTTTTTAAGTAAACCAAACAACCAACATAAACAATGAGTTATGTACAGACAATGGTATATAAACCTCGAGTTGTCTATGATTTTGAGCTtcttttcgaaatatttcaataagtacggaaattttcttaaaaacaaaaagattaaTTCATTTATGTACAGTAATGttttcgccttcaaaatagtctccattCGATATTATGCACATATACCAgcgcttcttccaatcgtcgAAATAGTTCTCAAACTCTATTTTTGGGATAGTCTTCAGCTCTTTCGATTTTCATCTATCTTGTGAAATAACAGCCGTTTAAGGTTCCCTTTACTTTTAGATATGGAAAATATCACACGGAGTCATGTTTGACGAATATGGAAGCATCGTTACAGCATTGTTTTTGGCAAAGAAATCAAGGACAAGCAATGAAATGTGAGCTTTTAGCAAACGAAAATCGCCAAGCTCATAAAAACAAGTCTAACCTTATCGGCTGCTACAGACAAAGtaagcataaatatacatatgtagcttcaATTTTATCATATTCAGAGACATGTGTAtcaatatatgtaataaaaaaattaataattggaCTCTCCAAACCCgcgaaattttataattaacacACCTCGTATTTCATGTATTATgattaaaagctttttaaagatttctcaatatttttgttgtgttggGGTGTCTAGTGAATACTGTTAACAAATTATTGACATCATCAAACGGAGATTTCAGAAGACAAGGGTGAACCTAAGAGTTAAAGGAACTCTTTGCATGCAGGTCTAACCCTAATTACAGAGGTAAGTAATTTTAGAATCAGTTCGTATTATTAATCTTAaggaataataatattttgtagtaTGTCCTCTTGCTTTTGTATCAAAACGacctaattttttcaaagtgtttGAACATTCATAGtgcttataaaaatttacatcCTTTTTGCACAAACTCCTACAGACATaggtatatataaacatatggaacatatttttacaaaatttatgtttgaaaCATTTAGTTACCACTTCATCGCTTCCAATTCTCTTTTCCGCTGGGCATCCCTAAGTTTAATATCATTTGGAAGTCGTTcaggcaaattttttttttctaatagaCGTATAGTACTTTGAAACATGAATTGTTGCGGCCTTTCGATGCCAGAAGCAGCTTTTACAGGTATACGTGAGGCTGTTAGAGTATAATTACCCGGATTCTAGAATAAGTTGTAGAAAATAtaacgaacaaaaaaattattacaagcaAACaagaatgtatatattttcttcaaacaaAACAACCGCTTTTAATAAGGGGATGCTGAGTACTTATCATTCACAAGAATTTTGGTATGCCACTCACCGTTAGTTCATCACGCAATCTTTGGCATACTATTTCCTGGCgacgttgctgttgtttgtaCTGGTTCTGTTCATCTATCCGCATAGTGGTTCTACATGATACTCCATTACGAGTGGTGTTGGCATTTGGTTCTTCGCCAGGTAGATACATTACATGTTTTCCAGCTGTCAAATATGATAAAGATATGGGCTCCACCGAAGCCGTAGAATTCCATTTTCTATACCGCCCATCAGATGAAATTTGACAAGTATTTAAAGCTTCACCCTCGCCATATTTCACTTTATGCAGTACCCAATTGTCAGTAAGGTTACTCAGAGGCTGAGAAGCACTAATAACAATCCCGTTGCcggaatgtaaaaaattgttttcatgcGGTAATATATCATCAAGCGCTAAAGGCAGACGTTGCTGAATTTTCATTTCAGCGTGTAAACAACAACACTTGGAAATCGGTTTATAGGGCGAATCTGCTGTACTATCTGCACTACGTGTCGTCTCTTTTGGCAGAGTAGATAAAGTGTTGATCGACTGTAAAATCTTGCGTTGGGCTTTCTTATGTACATCTCGCGGAAGCGTTAGACTAAAAACATCCATATTCGCTGGACTAATTGCTTTTCCAACTGCTTTAGGACGACTAACTTCCGGCGATCTCAGCTTACCTACCTCAGTACTGTTTCTATTTACCTGGGCACAACTAGAGGAGTTTTCTTGCCTTGCGATATGATTTGGTACTGCACTTTCGGAAAATTGCTTTTTAGATAAATCAACTTCATCTTCATCGTAATCATCATCCTCACAGCCCAAATCTTGTTGTGATGTCCAAGTATTAATAAGTGCTATCTTATTTAAATTAGATGTTAATTTTATTGGAGCTTCTGTTGATATCTTAGCAGCTCCACGAATGCATTGAAACCCATTTTCATTTCTAGTAAGGTAAGGTAACAAGGAAGACTTTGCTGAGATTTCGTTTTTGTTAGTATTATCctcacatttattttgtttcctaATTTTTTCTCCACAAGTGTGCTTAAACTCTTGTAGCTTATGGTGATGTTGTTGATGTACTAACATATGCCATGCGACCACGGGGCTAAAGTTCGGTGTATTAAGTTGTCTACGCGGTAAAGTTGGACGAACTTGAATTAATAGACCATTATCTACAATAGGTTTCACGTCGCTGGTTGCATGTGTCTTATAGTCACTGACTAAGTCGCCAGTGGTGGCTTTAATGGCTGCTGTAGTAGTGTCTATATTTTCGGAATTTTCATACATTGCTAAATTTTTCCcatttattaaataatcttTTTGACAAGTAGTTTCAACTAccttcgccgttgccaatgcctGTATAGATCTGGAAGACATGCCGAAATAAAGAGTTCGATTCAATTGAGGAATTTTGGAGGAGGAATACTTTTGCTGCCCATTTTTACGTTTGCTATCTATGCTCTTTAATTGGCTTAGTGAGGAGGATTTTGAATAAACGTTTTCTGTTATTAACGGTTCATTATTTATGTCATGTTGTGTGTTCTTTTGTCGTACTAAAATAGCGGATGAACTCTTTTCCCTGCGCAAATGGTTGGAAATTTCCTTCGTTGCATCTTTTGTAGGAGCAATTGATAGCGAAGTAAAATCTGTTTCTGCATCCATGAGTTGATTTTGAGTTTGCTGTTGGGGCTCACGTAAGTTCTTTCCAGCTAGCTTAGATGGAGATATTCTCACATTTGAACGAAAAAGCCTTGTTGGAAGATCCCCCATTAACGTTTTGTTATCTAAAAGACTATCGAAAACCGCCGTTGCTTTAATCACTCTTGTATAAGAATTATTGGTTATAGTCCCAGTGAAGTAATTATTATCGGTACTTGGAGAACTTGTTGCAGATGTTGCGCTTTTGGGAACTGGCATAGCCGATAAAGAAGGTGCAGGAGGAGCTTTTCTTTTCTTATTGTACTTACTTTGCGTGCTAGGAACTTGATCCTTGTCTTCTACTTGTCTTTGgcctgtttttatattttttaattcttcttcaGCTACCTTGGTCTTGGTAGAAGCGAAAACCATTTTTCTGCAAAGACTTTTACTAGCCTGATTTCGATCACTTTTAATATTAAGCCCAAGGTTTGTTTGTGAACGTCTGAAAGCTGGAAATGATTGTCGACAATTCTGAAGGTCAAAACTTTGCTCAAAATTAAGTTGAGTTGCTTGTGTGTACTTCCAACTGGCATTCTTTGAGTCGTCATATATAAATGTCTGTGAATGCGCGTTGAAGCCACGTGGCTGTGACAATTGGGATATGGCTCccgttgtaatttttttgtgaagctGTTCGCGTTTCCCACTGATCGTACCACCTGAAGAGAGTATAACCCCATTTGTTGTTGGGCGGAGTTTATAAGATTCCTTCACATGCGGTAATACTTTACAATTCGGCAGCGTAGTCCTTGGCACTGACACCGCGATATCACGATCAAGTGTCACTGCATCTACTCCGCCATTATTAATCATATGTGGCAATGAACGTGTCCAATGCATTGCTTTGCTGTTAGAATTAAAATTACTATGTCGCAGGTTAGGAGACTGCTGACGCTTAGAAGAATGACGCAGCTGTTGTTGCTTATAATACGTCTGTATTTCGTTATTA
The sequence above is drawn from the Bactrocera tryoni isolate S06 unplaced genomic scaffold, CSIRO_BtryS06_freeze2 scaffold_11, whole genome shotgun sequence genome and encodes:
- the LOC120779732 gene encoding uncharacterized protein LOC120779732, producing the protein MDVFSLTLPRDVHKKAQRKILQSINTLSTLPKETTRSADSTADSPYKPISKCCCLHAEMKIQQRLPLALDDILPHENNFLHSGNGIVISASQPLSNLTDNWVLHKVKYGEGEALNTCQISSDGRYRKWNSTASVEPISLSYLTAGKHVMYLPGEEPNANTTRNGVSCRTTMRIDEQNQYKQQQRRQEIVCQRLRDELTNPGNYTLTASRIPVKAASGIERPQQFMFQSTIRLLEKKNLPERLPNDIKLRDAQRKRELEAMKCVEDDYHRKRVIEKASIRYQLQLNVDGNLSPEVPNGLQYDRNNNIACRANPDGAVSNTPSRCTNARIRESTLNYSDCGDESDTEVAELSNFQHPETLLEPYLQSIIN